Proteins from a single region of Rhipicephalus sanguineus isolate Rsan-2018 chromosome 5, BIME_Rsan_1.4, whole genome shotgun sequence:
- the LOC119393589 gene encoding membrane metallo-endopeptidase-like 1, producing the protein MSIGDTDSEADKLSDSECSKDAGSAKRLARVVVVAGLTAAITCASITFRAASFSGGGNKTHPASAAETSREEVQLDAGILNLIQPFVNTSQEPCRDFYAFACGAYRNPSAQTITQMQEEMYDALLRALSSIRYPERRQSAAQKAAALYNSCLRVRTGDLDESATLRELVQSVGLSVPDYAHAEALDRALFLFFKYNLLTLLGLYLEDSQLYKGAREIKITLNAHQLVWFRQRSHNVLTALFYDPHLYALGLQKDGHEAFRTAIEIAESENMAIGLLTKDTLQNVNSLVFSTVGDIGINTPSIRPGRWEALIVAHSDNIYRKGHKVQISVSALSYFDKIYSNLGEATTSLLVAWELVRTLAPLTSPALAAQVRNFSFICLRSVIRAMEVPLLSHYLFRAVPASAVNSARKMLWRIRQSVIEEIRRASWLDDFTKATALDKMRALQAHVGYPRYFANDQQLDEVYSRYPNVSGRFLEPWLSAMKLNIQWEMRNISSFKFSLRSTNAAYFPMRNVLILPATILRPPVFSPGAPMAYNYGGLGTVIGHEMTHAFDVQGMLWDSDGQRRDWWSESSRLSYDDKLLCLRRSHGISRETADSENVADFAGVVLALAAYKGLLLRDSSERLMELRVNAQQLFFIASCIKWCAANSSASFANYASWRDRCVIPLKNMKAFASAFGCSHTSDMSQSTRCTFW; encoded by the exons atgtcgatcggcgacacg GACTCCGAAGCCGACAAGCTGTCTGACTCAGAGTGCTCAAAGGACGCCGGAAGCGCCAAGAGGCTAgcccgtgtcgtcgtcgtcgccggCTTGACGGCGGCCATCACGTGCGCTTCCATCACCTTTCGCGCGGCGTCGTTTTCAGGCGGAGGCAACAAGACGCACCCGGCTTCCGCCGCCGAAACGTCGCGCGAAGAAGTGCAACTAGACGCCGGCATACTGAACCTCATCCAGCCCTTCGTGAACACTTCGCAAGAGCCGTGCCGCGACTTCTACGCTTTCGCATGCGGCGCGTACAGGAATCCGTCGGCACAGACAATCACGCAGATGCAGGAAGAGATGTACGACGCACTACTCCGCGCTCTTTCGTCCATCAGGTATCCTGAGCGAAGACAGAGCGCCGCCCAGAAGGCTGCAGCCTTGTACAACAGCTGCCTGAGGGTTCGAACCGGCGACCTCGACGAGTCTGCGACGCTGAGGGAGCTTGTCCAAAGCGTCGGTCTCTCCGTGCCCGATTACGCCCACGCGGAAGCCCTGGACCGTGCCCTGTTCCTGTTCTTCAAGTATAACCTGCTCACTCTGCTCGGGCTTTATCTGGAAGACTCGCAACTCTACAAAGGTGCCAGGGAAATCAAGATCACGCTCAATGCCCACCAGTTGGTCTGGTTCCGCCAGAGATCCCATAACGTGCTGACGGCTTTGTTCTATGATCCGCACCTTTACGCACTCGGCCTGCAAAAGGATGGTCACGAAGCCTTCAGAACAGCCATTGAGATAGCCGAATCTGAGAACATGGCCATCGGTCTCCTTACGAAGGACACTCTGCAGAACGTGAACAGCCTCGTTTTCTCGACGGTCGGGGACATTGGGATCAACACGCCCAGCATACGTCCTGGCCGTTGGGAAGCCCTGATCGTGGCTCACAGCGACAACATCTACCGGAAGGGGCACAAAGTTCAAATTAGCGTTAGTGCCTTGTCCTACTTTGACAAAATCTATTCGAACCTCGGAGAGGCAACAACGAGCCTTCTGGTAGCGTGGGAGCTCGTGCGCACTTTGGCGCCCTTGACATCGCCGGCATTGGCAGCGCAAGTACGAAATTTCTCCTTCATTTGCCTGCGCTCCGTCATCAGGGCCATGGAGGTGCCGCTGCTTTCGCACTACTTGTTCAGGGCCGTTCCGGCCAGCGCCGTCAACTCCGCCAGGAAAATGTTGTGGCGCATACGGCAGTCTGTCATCGAGGAGATCCGTCGCGCCAGCTGGCTCGACGACTTCACCAAGGCGACGGCTCTGGACAAGATGCGTGCCCTCCAGGCGCACGTGGGCTATCCCAGATATTTCGCCAACGACCAACAGCTGGACGAAGTGTACTCGCGCTATCCGAACGTCTCCGGTCGCTTTCTCGAGCCGTGGTTGTCTGCGATGAAGCTGAACATTCAGTGGGAGATGAGAAACATAAGCAGCTTCAAGTTTTCTCTGCGCTCCACGAATGCCGCCTACTTTCCCATGCGCAACGTGCTCATTCTGCCGGCGACCATACTGCGTCCTCCGGTGTTCTCGCCCGGTGCGCCGATGGCCTATAATTATGGAGGCCTCGGAACCGTCATCGGGCATGAAATGACTCATGCTTTCGACGTTCAGGGCATGCTGTGGGACAGTGACGGCCAGCGGCGTGACTGGTGGTCCGAGTCGTCCCGTCTCTCTTACGACGACAAGCTTCTGTGCCTGCGACGCTCCCACGGAATCTCGCGAGAAACGGCCGACTCCGAGAACGTGGCAGACTTCGCGGGCGTCGTCTTAGCGCTCGCCGCGTACAAGGGGCTGCTGCTGCGGGACAGTTCCGAGCGCCTGATGGAGCTCCGCGTCAACGCGCAGCAGCTCTTCTTCATTGCCAGCTGTATCAAGTGGTGCGCCGCCAACTCCAGCGCGTCGTTCGCGAATTACGCCTCCTGGAGGGATCGCTGCGTCATTCCGCTCAAGAACATGAAGGCCTTCGCGTCCGCGTTCGGATGCTCGCACACGTCAGATATGAGTCAATCCACGCGATGTACCTTTTGGTAA